DNA from Streptomyces sp. TLI_105:
AGGCGGTTCTTGGCGGTCTTCCCCTCGGGCACCCGGATGAACACGAGGGTGGGCGGCATCTGGCCGGCCCGGATGGCCTCCACGGTCGGCTCCCAGGAGGCGATCTCGACCTGGCCCTCGCCGCGGTCGAGCACTTCGAAGCCCAGGACCGCGCACCAGAAGGCCGCGAGGCGTTCCGGGTCGTGGCAATCGACGACCAACTCGGTGAACCTG
Protein-coding regions in this window:
- a CDS encoding VOC family protein; this encodes MTSRFTELVVDCHDPERLAAFWCAVLGFEVLDRGEGQVEIASWEPTVEAIRAGQMPPTLVFIRVPEGKTAKNRLHLDVSPVDSDTEAEAARLLALGATQVDVGQGPGRSWIVMADPEGNEFDVVRSLAPDVHVPPAG